A genomic segment from Acyrthosiphon pisum isolate AL4f chromosome A3, pea_aphid_22Mar2018_4r6ur, whole genome shotgun sequence encodes:
- the LOC100163783 gene encoding peptidyl-tRNA hydrolase ICT1, mitochondrial, with translation MSFTVSKCFCNAVRTLSRSNYTSAISLKNLHPKSSLKITTPSPEQLADNKIFTGYIPVEELEITYSTSSGPGGQNVNKVNTKVDLRFKVESAQWLNEEIRQKLININQNKLTKEGYLVIRSEKTRSQQLNLADAIERLRSLVWKAAEPEPKQSEESIEKIRRRMEKANRTRLIEKKMKSLTKSNRQAPTVF, from the exons ATGAGTTTCACAGTTTCCAAATGTTTTTGCAACGCTGTACGGACCTTGTCCCGCTCCAATTACACGAGCGCCATTAGCTTGAAAAATTTACACCCAAAGAGTTCGTTGAAAATTACCACACCGTCACCTGAACAG TTGGCCGACAATAAAATTTTCACGGGATATATACCAGTGGAAGAGCTGGAAATCACATACAGCACTTCTAGTGGTCCAGGTGGTCAGAACGTCAACAAGGTCAATACCAAAGTTGACCTGAGATTCAAAGTGGAATCGGCTCAATGGCTCAATGAAGAAATCCGGCAGAAACTAATTAATATC aatCAAAATAAACTGACTAAAGAGGGATATTTAGTAATTCGGTCAGAAAAGACACGGTCGCAACAACTAAACCTTGCAGATGCTATTGAACGTTTGCGTTCTCTTGTCTGGAAAGCTGCTGAACCTGAGCCAAAGCAATCTGAGGAATCCATTGAAAAAATAAGACGCag gaTGGAAAAAGCAAATCGCACAAGATTAATAGAAAAGAAAATGAAGTCCTTGACCAAGAGCAATCGTCAAGCACCAACAGTGTtctaa